In Hyperolius riggenbachi isolate aHypRig1 chromosome 10, aHypRig1.pri, whole genome shotgun sequence, a genomic segment contains:
- the LOC137536488 gene encoding zinc finger protein 530-like, with protein MTTSLSMEDWSHMTERILDLTLEIIYLLTGESVPPVKSGDRVSITLCLPLPKTPEGNTKQEILHVTYKLLQLLSGCYSSEEWWYLGHKDLSKDTMMENQLPRTSPDGSRNRNPPERCTGPLYYQDCPQEDQNYACHFQVEDCADMRTDIKEKVKTHQQSAEEGGMLETVKMEEETYTRVVQTSTHNYEMRRTIKEEEEHTCGDQYRYMEEGEMMRKVKEEVEESNVKDDQLSTEEGGMQRKIEEKEEMYVREALHSTESGERMRTIKEEEANTYVREDLQSTESGEMMSTIKEEEEEMDVRGVLQSIENEEMMRTITEEEEETFVRGNQQSIEVGETMRSIKEEKEETDVRGDLLSMGEDEMGRISKKEKEGMYVKNDHQPMEEDEKLLRVQDEKRSPDIRTDGRDIGNTSEEHLHPRNTAPMSHPTRHTGVHPFSCSDCRIGFNEKRDFLRHQTYHTGERPFLCSECGKCFSQKPSLVSHQRSHRGEHPFSCLECGIHFNQKRHFLRHQRRHTGILPFSCSECGKGFNEKCDLLRHQRSHTGERPFPCSECGKCFAQKVNLLSHQRLHTDVRPLSCSECGKGFNHKGNLLRHQKSHTRTHVLSCSDCGKDFNKKRDLLRHQTSHTGKQPFSCSECGKCFSWKTSLVIHQRSHTGEHPFSCSECEKSFSKKGDLCRHQRSHTGERPFSCSECGKSFSRNGYLLRHQRTHTAEHPFSCSECGKHFTEKSRLLRHQRSHTGIYPLSCSECGKGFSEKRDLLRHKRSHTGEQPYLCSECGKCFSWKSSLVTHQISHTGEWPFLCLECGKGFVKKVVLLKHQLIHTP; from the exons ATGACCACATCCCTGAGCATGGAAGACtggagtcacatgactgagaggatattagacctcaccctggagatcatctacctgctgactggagag AGTGTTCCTCCTGTAAAGTCTGGTGATCGTGTGAGCATTACATTATGTCTACCTCTCCCCAAGACACCTGAGGGAAATACCAAGCAGGAGATTCTACATGTCACCTACAAACTCCTCCAGCTGCTATCTGGATGTTACTCCTCTGAGGAATGGTGGTATTTAGGACACAAGGACCTCAgcaaggacaccatgatggagaatcagctgcctcgcacatcaccag atggatccagaaacagaaacccaccagaaagatgtacaggtcctctttattaccaggattgtccacaggaagacCAAAACTATGCTTGCCATTTTCAG gttgaAGACTGTGCTGATATGAGAACTGATATTAAAGAGAAAGTAAAGACTCATCAGCAGTCTGCAGAGGAGGGTGGCATGTTGGAAACAGTTAAgatggaagaagagacatatacaAGGGTTGTTCAGACATCTACACACAACTATGAAATgaggaggacaattaaagaggaagaagaacatACATGTGGTGATCAGTACAGATATATGGAGGAGGGTGAAATGATGAGAAAAGTCAAAGAGGAAGTAGAAGAGTCAAATGTGAAGGATGATCAACTGTCTACAGAAGAGGGTGGAATGCAGAGGAAAATTGAAGagaaagaagagatgtatgtgagggaaGCTCTTCACTCTACAGAGAGTGGTGAAAGGATGAGGaccattaaagaggaagaagcaaATACATATGTGAGGGAAGATCTTCAGTCTACAGAGAGTGGTGAAATGATGAGTaccattaaagaggaagaagaggagatggATGTGAGGGGAGTTCTACAGTCTATAGAGAATGAAGAAATGATGAGGACCATtacagaggaagaagaagagacgtttgTGAGGGGAAATCAGCAGTCTATAGAGGTTGGTGAAACGATGAGGTCCATTAAGGAGGAAAAAGAAGAGACAGATGTGAGGGGAGATCTACTTTCTATGGGGGAGGATGAAATGGGGAGGATATCCAAGAAAGAAAAAGAAGGCATGTATGTGAAAAATGATCATCAACCTATGGAGGAGGATGAAAAATTGTTAAGAGTTCAAGATGAGAAACGTTCCCCAGATATCAGGACAG ATGGACGTGATATTGGGAATACTTCAGAGGAACATCTTCATCCAAGGAATACAGCACCGATGTCACATCCGACACGTCACACAGGCGTCCATCCTTTCTCATGTTCAGACTGTAGGATAGGTTTCAATGAAAAGAGAGACTTTCTTAGACATCAGACATATCACACAGGCGAGCGGCCTTTtctgtgttcagagtgtgggaaatgtttttctcaGAAACCCAGCCTGGTTAGTCACCAGAGAAGCCATAGAGGGGAGCACCCATtttcatgtttagagtgtgggatacATTTTAATcagaaaagacactttcttagacaccagagaagacacacAGGCATCCTTCCTTTCTCATGTtccgagtgtgggaaaggttttaatGAGAAATGTGACCTtcttagacaccagagaagtcacacaggcgagcgtccctttccatgttcagagtgtgggaaatgttttgctcagaAAGTAAACCTTCTTTCTCACCAGAGACTTCACACAGATGTCCGTCCTttatcatgttcagagtgtgggaaaggttttaatCATAAAGGAAATCTTCTTCGACACCAAAAAAGTCACACACGCACCCATGTTTTATCATGTTCAGACTGTGGGAAAGATTTTAATAAAAAGCGAGATCTTCTTAGACATCAGACAAGTCACACAGGCAAGCAgcccttttcatgttcagagtgtgggaaatgttttagttgGAAAACAAGCCTGGTTAttcaccagagaagtcacacaggtgagcacccattttcatgttcagagtgtgaaaAAAGTTTTAGTAAGAAAGGAGACCTCTgtagacaccagagaagtcacacaggtgagcgcccattctcatgttcagagtgtgggaaaagttttagtAGGAATGGATATCtccttagacaccagagaactcacactgCGGAACATCCGTTctcatgttcagagtgcgggaaacATTTTACTGAGAAAAGTCGCCTTCTTAGGCACCAAAGAAGTCACACAGGTATCTATCCAttatcatgttcagagtgtggcaaAGGTTTCAGTGAAAAGAGAGATCTTCTTAGACataagagaagtcacacaggtgagcagccatatttatgttcagagtgtgggaaatgcttttctTGGAAATCAAGCTTGGTTACTCACCAAATAAGTCACACAGGTGAGTGGCCATTCttgtgtttagagtgtgggaaaggttttgttaAGAAAGTAGTCCTTCTTAAACACCAGCTAATTCACACACCTTAG